One Synechococcus sp. CC9605 genomic window carries:
- a CDS encoding DUF4278 domain-containing protein yields MELTFLGNKYSKTEGVSARPTIQLKYMGKSYRAEQIQALRNSVALTYRGVSYSKN; encoded by the coding sequence ATGGAACTCACTTTCCTGGGCAACAAATATTCAAAGACAGAAGGAGTATCTGCGAGGCCCACAATTCAACTGAAATATATGGGGAAAAGCTATCGCGCTGAGCAAATCCAAGCTCTTCGCAATTCCGTTGCTCTGACCTACCGCGGCGTCTCTTACTCAAAAAACTGA